The following DNA comes from Ignavibacteria bacterium.
GCTTTTAATTGCATCCCACAGAATTCTATAATCAACATTAAAATAATTATGAATTATTTTATCTCTCATTCCAGCAATTTTCTTCCATTCAATGTTTTTATGTTTCTTGCGAAAATCGGGTGATAGGTTTTCAACTGCTTCACCTATAATTTCAAAACTTCTAGAAAATGCTCTAGTATATATTTCATTTTCAAAAAATGCCTCAT
Coding sequences within:
- a CDS encoding DUF86 domain-containing protein; the encoded protein is MKRNEVNLRHILDEIIFLLKTTEGLDYEAFFENEIYTRAFSRSFEIIGEAVENLSPDFRKKHKNIEWKKIAGMRDKIIHNYFNVDYRILWDAIKSKLPEIKEKIQIILNQKEE